Proteins found in one Melospiza georgiana isolate bMelGeo1 chromosome 1, bMelGeo1.pri, whole genome shotgun sequence genomic segment:
- the FZD8 gene encoding frizzled-8: MEWSYLLEITSLLAALSLLQRAGCAAASAAAAASSSSSSAKELSCQEITVPLCKGIGYNYTYMPNQFNHDTQDEAGLEVHQFWPLVEIQCSSDLRFFLCSMYTPICLEDYKKPLPPCRSVCERAKAGCAPLMRQYGFAWPDRMRCDRLPEQGSPDTLCMDYNRTDLTTAAPPPAKPPLRGSKPGTAAKAPPAAPPAEAPRKPRPPPPCEPGCQCRAPMVSVSSERHPLYNRVKTGQIANCALPCHNPYFSPDERAFTAFWIGLWSVLCFLSTFATVSTFLIDMERFKYPERPIIFLAACYLFVSLGYLVRLVAGHEKVACSGGAGAGGAGAGAAGAGGGAAAGAAAAGGRGAAGGAAELQPELAVAEHVRYESTGPALCTVVFLLVYFFGMASSIWWVILSLTWFLAAGMKWGNEAIAGYAQYFHLAAWLLPSVKSIAVLALSSVDGDPVAGICYVGNQSLENLRGFVLAPLLIYLAIGSMFLLAGFVSLFRIRSVIKQQGGPTKTHKLEKLMIRLGLFTVLYTVPAASVVACLFYEQHNRPRWEATHNCPCLRDQQPDQARRPDYAVFMLKYFMCLVVGITSGVWVWSGKTLESWRALCTRCCWASKGAAVAGSAGPGAGGQAVITAAGGLGAGGGGSLYSDVSTGLTWRSGTASSVSYPKQMPLSQV, encoded by the coding sequence ATGGAGTGGAGTTACCTGTTGGAAATCACCTCGCTGCTCGccgccctgtccctgctgcagcgcGCCGGCTGCGCCGCCGCCTCGGCCGCAGCCGCCgcgtcctcgtcctcctcctcggcGAAGGAGCTGTCGTGCCAGGAGATCACCGTGCCCCTCTGCAAGGGCATCGGCTACAACTACACCTACATGCCCAACCAGTTCAACCACGACACGCAGGACGAGGCCGGGCTGGAGGTGCACCAGTTCTGGCCGCTGGTGGAGATCCAGTGCTCCAGCGACCTGCGCTTCTTCCTCTGCAGCATGTACACCCCCATCTGCCTGGAGGACTACAAGAAGCCGCTGCCGCCCTGCCGCAGCGTCTGCGAGCGGGCCAAGGCCGGCTGCGCCCCGCTCATGCGCCAGTACGGCTTCGCCTGGCCCGACAGGATGCGCTGCGACCGCCTCCCCGAGCAGGGCAGCCCGGACACGCTCTGTATGGACTACAACCGCACGGACCTCACCacggccgcgccgccgcccgccaAGCCCCCGCTCCGCGGCTCCAAGCCCGGCACCGCCGCCAAGgcgccccccgccgccccgccggccgAGGCTCCGCGCaagccgcggccgccgccgccctgcGAGCCGGGCTGCCAGTGCCGGGCGCCCATGGTGTCGGTGTCCAGCGAGCGGCACCCGCTCTACAACCGCGTCAAGACGGGGCAGATCGCCAACtgcgccctgccctgccacaacCCCTACTTCAGCCCCGACGAGCGCGCCTTCACCGCCTTCTGGATCGGGCTCTGGTCCGTGCTCTGCTTCCTCTCCACCTTCGCCACCGTCTCCACCTTCCTCATCGACATGGAGCGCTTCAAGTATCCCGAGCGCCCCATCATCTTCCTGGCCGCCTGCTACCTCTTCGTGTCCCTGGGCTACCTGGTGCGGCTGGTGGCGGGCCACGAGAAGGTGGCGTGcagcggcggcgcgggcgcgggcggcgcgggggccggggcggcgggggccggcggcggcgcggcggcgggggcggcggcggcgggggggcgcggcgcggcgggcggcgcggccgaGCTGCAGCCGGAGCTGGCGGTGGCCGAGCACGTGCGGTACGAGAGCACCGGCCCGGCGCTGTGCACCGTGGTCTTCCTGCTCGTCTACTTCTTCGGCATGGCCAGCTCCATCTGGTGGGTCATCCTCTCCCTCACCTGGTTCCTGGCGGCGGGCATGAAGTGGGGCAACGAGGCCATCGCCGGCTACGCGCAGTATTTCCACCTGGCCGCCTGGCTGCTCCCCAGCGTCAAGTCCATCGCTGTGCTGGCGCTCAGTTCCGTGGACGGGGACCCCGTGGCCGGCATCTGCTACGTGGGCAACCAGAGCCTGGAGAACCTCCGGGGCTTCGTGCTGGCGCCTCTGCTCATCTACTTGGCCATCGGCTCCATGTTCCTGCTCGCCGGCTTCGTCTCGCTCTTCCGTATCCGCAGCGTCATCAAGCAGCAGGGTGGCCCCACCAAGACCCACAAGCTGGAGAAGCTGATGATCCGCCTGGGCCTCTTCACCGTGCTCTACACCGTGCCGGCCGCCAGCGTGGTGGCCTGCCTGTTCTACGAGCAGCACAACCGGCCCCGCTGGGAGGCCACGCACAACTGCCCCTGCCTGCGGGACCAGCAGCCCGACCAGGCCCGCCGCCCCGACTACGCCGTCTTCATGCTCAAGTACTTCATGTGCCTGGTGGTGGGCATCACCTCGGGTGTCTGGGTCTGGTCCGGCAAGACCCTGGAGTCCTGGAGGGCGCTGTGCacccgctgctgctgggccagcaaAGGCGCTGCCGTGGCCgggagcgcggggccgggggcagggGGACAGGCGGTGATCACCGCGGCAGGAGGGCTCGGGGCCGGAGGTGGCGGCTCACTCTACAGCGATGTCAGCACCGGCCTGACTTGGAGATCAGGCACCGCCAGCTCTGTCTCCTATCCCAAGCAGATGCCCCTGTCTCAAGTGTGA